One Pseudomonas sp. MH9.2 DNA segment encodes these proteins:
- the argC gene encoding N-acetyl-gamma-glutamyl-phosphate reductase, with protein MVKVGIVGGTGYTGVELLRLLAQHPQAEVVVITSRSEAGLAVADMYPNLRGHYDGLAFSVPDIAALGACDVVFFATPHGVAHALAGELLNAGTKVIDLSADFRLQDADEWAKWYGQPHGAPELLKEAVYGLPEVNREQIKQARLIAVPGCYPTATQLGFLPLLEAGLADTSRLIADCKSGVSGAGRGASVGSLYSETSESFKAYAVKGHRHLPEIRQGLRRASGGDVGLTFVPHLTPMIRGIHSTLYATVLDKSVDLQELFEKRYADEPFVDVMPAGSHPETRSVRGANVCRIAVHRPQGGDLVVVLSVIDNLVKGASGQAVQNMNILFGLDERLGLSHAGMLP; from the coding sequence ATGGTCAAGGTCGGTATCGTCGGCGGCACGGGTTACACCGGGGTCGAGCTGCTGCGTCTGTTGGCACAGCATCCGCAAGCCGAGGTGGTGGTCATCACTTCTCGCTCCGAAGCAGGGCTGGCCGTGGCCGATATGTACCCTAACCTGCGAGGCCATTACGATGGCCTGGCTTTCAGCGTGCCAGACATCGCAGCACTGGGTGCCTGCGATGTGGTGTTCTTTGCCACCCCGCATGGTGTTGCTCATGCGTTGGCAGGCGAACTGTTGAACGCCGGGACCAAGGTCATCGACTTGTCGGCAGACTTCCGCCTGCAGGACGCAGACGAGTGGGCTAAATGGTACGGTCAGCCGCACGGCGCACCTGAATTGCTTAAGGAGGCGGTCTACGGGCTGCCCGAGGTCAATCGCGAGCAGATCAAGCAAGCGCGCCTGATTGCCGTGCCCGGTTGCTACCCTACCGCGACACAGCTGGGCTTTCTGCCGTTGCTCGAAGCTGGCCTGGCTGACACCTCTCGGTTGATCGCCGACTGTAAATCAGGCGTCAGTGGTGCAGGGCGCGGTGCCAGTGTCGGCTCGCTGTACTCTGAAACCAGCGAAAGCTTTAAGGCGTACGCGGTCAAAGGCCATCGTCACCTGCCTGAAATCAGGCAGGGTCTGCGGCGTGCCTCAGGCGGAGATGTCGGCTTGACCTTCGTTCCACACCTGACGCCGATGATTCGGGGCATTCACTCGACGCTCTACGCCACGGTGCTGGATAAGTCCGTGGATTTGCAGGAGCTCTTCGAAAAACGCTATGCCGATGAGCCGTTCGTCGATGTGATGCCAGCTGGCAGCCATCCGGAAACACGTAGTGTACGTGGCGCTAACGTTTGTCGAATTGCCGTGCATCGTCCGCAAGGCGGCGATCTTGTGGTGGTGTTGTCGGTCATCGACAATCTGGTCAAGGGCGCATCAGGCCAAGCGGTACAGAATATGAATATTCTGTTCGGTCTGGACGAGCGTTTGGGCCTTTCCCATGCCGGTATGCTGCCTTGA
- the hemJ gene encoding protoporphyrinogen oxidase HemJ, whose protein sequence is MLFLWLKALHIVSMVCWFAGLFYLPRLFVYHSMSEDVASRERFCIMERKLYRGIMGPAMIATLAFGIWLISLNPSGYFSQAWMHAKLTLVVLLIGYHHVCGAQVKRFARGEKGRSHVYYRWFNEIPVLILLAIVILVVVKPF, encoded by the coding sequence ATGCTTTTTCTATGGCTCAAAGCCCTCCACATCGTCTCGATGGTCTGCTGGTTTGCAGGTCTGTTTTATCTGCCGAGACTGTTCGTTTATCACTCAATGAGCGAGGACGTCGCGAGCCGGGAACGTTTCTGCATCATGGAGCGCAAGTTGTACCGAGGCATCATGGGGCCCGCAATGATTGCCACACTGGCGTTCGGGATCTGGCTGATCAGCCTCAACCCCAGCGGTTATTTCAGCCAGGCCTGGATGCACGCCAAGCTGACGTTGGTGGTTCTGCTAATTGGCTATCACCATGTCTGCGGCGCGCAAGTCAAACGCTTCGCGCGTGGCGAGAAGGGTCGCAGCCACGTCTACTATCGCTGGTTCAATGAAATTCCTGTATTGATCTTGCTGGCTATCGTCATTTTGGTTGTGGTCAAACCGTTCTAA